In Pseudomonas nunensis, a single window of DNA contains:
- a CDS encoding DUF58 domain-containing protein, whose product MKPSRLLLIWLSVLLALGIALGTLRALDIATPKNLQSISWALLLALLVLAVYDAIRLKRLPSPRLKRFMPGSLALGRWGEVQLEVEHDFAQPLNVQIFDHAPDGLSVEHLPQAVELQPGQRSLIRYRLRPLRRGHFAFEHCEINLPSPLGLWSDKRLLDVTDTTRVYPDFARLYGGQLLAVDNWLSQLGVRQRQRRGLGLEFHQLREFREGDSLRQIDWKATARQRTPIAREYQDERDQQIIFMLDCGRRMRSQDGELSHFDHALNACLLLSYVALRQGDAVGLSTFSCDQPRYLAPVKGPGQLKVLLNGVYDLDNTQRPADYQAAVSQLLARQKRRSLVVLVTNLRDEDDDELLNAVQRLGQQHRVMVASLREDTLDELRQAPVQTLPEALMYCGTVDYLNARAELHERLNTHGVPVLEARPAELGAGLVTRYLSWKKAGAL is encoded by the coding sequence ATGAAGCCTTCTCGCCTCTTGCTGATCTGGCTATCCGTCCTGCTCGCCCTGGGCATCGCGCTGGGAACACTGCGGGCGCTCGACATTGCGACACCGAAAAACCTGCAATCGATCAGTTGGGCGCTGTTGCTGGCGCTGCTGGTACTGGCGGTCTACGACGCCATCCGCCTCAAGCGCCTGCCTTCGCCGCGCCTCAAACGGTTCATGCCCGGCAGTCTGGCACTGGGTCGCTGGGGCGAAGTGCAGTTAGAAGTTGAGCATGATTTTGCCCAGCCGCTGAACGTGCAGATCTTCGATCACGCCCCCGACGGCCTGAGCGTCGAACACCTGCCGCAAGCCGTCGAACTGCAACCAGGCCAACGCAGCCTGATCCGCTATCGCCTGCGGCCCTTGCGGCGTGGGCACTTCGCCTTCGAACACTGCGAAATCAACCTGCCAAGCCCACTGGGCCTGTGGTCTGACAAACGCTTGCTAGACGTAACCGACACCACCCGTGTCTACCCGGACTTCGCCCGCCTCTACGGCGGCCAGTTGCTGGCGGTGGATAACTGGCTCAGCCAACTCGGCGTTCGACAGCGCCAGCGCCGTGGCTTGGGGCTGGAGTTTCACCAACTGCGTGAGTTCCGTGAAGGTGACAGCCTGCGCCAGATCGACTGGAAAGCCACCGCCCGCCAACGCACGCCGATTGCCCGTGAGTATCAGGACGAACGGGATCAGCAGATTATTTTCATGCTCGATTGCGGCCGACGGATGCGCAGCCAGGATGGCGAACTGAGCCATTTCGACCACGCGCTGAATGCCTGCCTGCTGCTCAGTTATGTGGCCCTGCGTCAGGGCGATGCGGTGGGCCTGAGTACTTTTTCCTGTGATCAACCGCGCTACCTCGCCCCGGTCAAAGGCCCCGGCCAGCTCAAGGTCTTGCTCAACGGCGTCTACGACCTCGACAACACCCAACGCCCCGCCGACTACCAGGCCGCCGTCAGCCAGTTGCTCGCCCGGCAGAAGCGCCGATCACTGGTGGTGCTGGTCACCAACCTGCGCGATGAAGATGACGATGAACTGCTCAACGCCGTGCAACGCCTGGGGCAACAGCACCGGGTAATGGTCGCCAGCCTGCGCGAAGACACCCTCGATGAACTGCGCCAAGCGCCGGTGCAAACCTTGCCCGAAGCGTTGATGTATTGCGGCACGGTGGATTACTTGAATGCACGGGCCGAACTGCATGAGCGACTGAACACCCATGGAGTGCCAGTGCTGGAAGCCCGGCCCGCCGAGTTGGGGGCCGGGTTGGTGACGCGCTACCTGAGCTGGAAAAAGGCCGGAGCCCTCTAA